CGTGACCGTCGGCGAGCTGCGCACCTGGGGCGTGGACGACCTCGCGCGGGTCACCGCGCTGAGCTTCGAGACGCCCGAACTGGCCGGATTCTGGGTGCACTTGGACGCCGACGTCCTCGACCCGTCCGTCATGCCCGCCGTCGACAGCCCCGACCCCGACGGACTTCTCCCCGACGAACTGACCGCGCTGCTGCGCCCGTTGGTCCGCTCACCGCACTGCGTGGGCCTCAACGTCACCATCTACGACCCGGATCTGGACCCCGACGGCACGGCGGGCGCGCTGCTCACGGACCTCGTCGTGGCCGCGTTCGCCCCCTGACGCTCACCCGACCGTCCGGCGGTCCGCGTACTCGTAGACCGAACCGTCGGGGTGGACGGCGATCAGGTTGCGGCCGACGGGGGTGGGGATGGGGCCGGCCAGCACCTGGGCGCCGGAGGAGGTGAGGACCCGGTTCGCCTCGTCGACGTCCTCGACCGCGATGGTCGCGGCGACCTTCCGCAGGACCTCCAGCTCCGACTCGGGTCCACTCATCAGCAGGAAGCAGCCGACGGCGGCCACCTGGACGCCGCCGCGTTCGAAGCGCATCGCCGGCCCGCCCGAGAGTCTCTCGTAGAACGGGACCGCCGCTTCCAGGTCGTCGACGCAGATGCGGAGCGTGGTGCCGAGAATCTCCATGGGCAGAGCCTAGTTGGGGATACCGCCCCGGCGCATGCCCGCGTTACGCGGGTGCGGGCTCGGGTACCCGGACGCAATGGACCGCTTGGATCATCTCGAACATCTGGACAAGCACCTGGTCGACGAGCTGGCGCTGGTGGCCCGCGAGACCATCCGCGACGAGCTGCGGCAGCAGACCCGCAAGCAGCGCCGCAAGGCCGCGCTGTACGCCGCGTCCGGGGCGCTCGCCCTGTACGCGGGTGCCGCTCTCGCGCTGGCCCTCGGGCTGGCCCTGTCGCTGGGCCTGCCGGACTGGGCCGCCGCGCTCATCACGGCCGTGGTGCTCGGCGTGGCGGCGTATGCGCTGAGGAGCGCGGCGCGTCCCTCGGCGCCCCGGCCCACGGCTGAGCACGAGCGCCACGTCGCCGGGGGCCCTGACCGGGCCGTCGGCGGTACGGCGCCCGGGATGCCGCCCGGCGCGACGGCCCCGGCCGGATACCCGCCGGTGCCGCCCGTCGCACCCGGTGACGCGACCGGAGCACCGCCCCCGCTCGGCGTCGACCCCGAGGACCCGCGCCACCGGAACCGGTGAGCGG
This genomic stretch from Streptomyces deccanensis harbors:
- a CDS encoding VOC family protein, which gives rise to MEILGTTLRICVDDLEAAVPFYERLSGGPAMRFERGGVQVAAVGCFLLMSGPESELEVLRKVAATIAVEDVDEANRVLTSSGAQVLAGPIPTPVGRNLIAVHPDGSVYEYADRRTVG
- a CDS encoding phage holin family protein gives rise to the protein MDRLDHLEHLDKHLVDELALVARETIRDELRQQTRKQRRKAALYAASGALALYAGAALALALGLALSLGLPDWAAALITAVVLGVAAYALRSAARPSAPRPTAEHERHVAGGPDRAVGGTAPGMPPGATAPAGYPPVPPVAPGDATGAPPPLGVDPEDPRHRNR